From one Streptomyces sp. NBC_01478 genomic stretch:
- a CDS encoding bifunctional 5,10-methylenetetrahydrofolate dehydrogenase/5,10-methenyltetrahydrofolate cyclohydrolase: MTTTIDGARIARDIRARVAERVAETAASGRVPGLATILVGDDPASAVYVAAKRRAIREAGMRDFHRHLSGHASGDEVAAAIDELAVTPAVSGILLQLPLPAHLDAAPLIDRIPAAKDVDGLTTASAGRLARGERGLRPCTPSGVIELLDSEGIELRGARVAVVGWGELVGRPLTQLLLRRGATVTVANEFTADLAAVTRPADIVVVATGVRGLVGPEHVKPGATVIDVGIHRTPEGLTGDVRAAELDGIASRITPVPGGVGPMTIAMLMVNTLRAAEWNTVPKTVPA, from the coding sequence ATGACAACCACCATCGACGGTGCCCGGATCGCCCGTGACATCCGGGCCCGGGTCGCCGAACGGGTCGCCGAGACCGCGGCCTCGGGACGGGTGCCCGGCCTGGCGACCATCCTGGTCGGCGACGACCCGGCCAGCGCCGTCTACGTCGCCGCCAAACGCCGCGCCATCCGCGAGGCCGGTATGCGCGACTTCCACCGACACCTCTCCGGGCACGCTTCCGGGGACGAAGTCGCCGCGGCCATCGACGAGTTGGCGGTCACGCCGGCCGTCTCCGGAATCCTGCTCCAACTGCCGCTGCCCGCCCACCTCGACGCCGCGCCCCTGATCGACCGGATTCCCGCGGCCAAGGACGTCGACGGTCTGACCACGGCGAGCGCGGGCCGGCTGGCCCGCGGCGAACGAGGGCTGCGCCCCTGCACACCGAGCGGCGTCATCGAACTCCTCGACAGCGAGGGCATCGAACTCAGGGGTGCACGCGTCGCCGTCGTCGGCTGGGGCGAACTCGTCGGCCGCCCCCTGACCCAGTTGCTGTTGCGGCGCGGTGCCACGGTGACGGTCGCCAACGAGTTCACCGCCGACCTGGCAGCCGTCACCCGCCCCGCGGACATCGTCGTCGTCGCCACCGGAGTCCGGGGTCTTGTCGGACCCGAGCACGTCAAGCCCGGTGCCACCGTCATCGACGTCGGCATCCACCGCACCCCCGAAGGCCTGACCGGTGACGTCCGCGCCGCCGAACTCGACGGCATCGCCAGCCGCATCACCCCCGTACCGGGCGGGGTGGGCCCGATGACCATCGCCATGCTGATGGTCAACACCCTCCGCGCGGCCGAGTGGAACACCGTGCCCAAGACCGTGCCCGCATAA
- the purU gene encoding formyltetrahydrofolate deformylase: MTVTQAAPTGIAKKTGGAGHQASLIVQGADATGIVAAVTSVLGRHGANIVSLDQYSDNPQGGAFFQRTVFGLDGLRAELPSLRADFDKELVKPYGLSYTLRDLSVPKRVAIFASKSDHCLLDLLWRHRQGQLPVSIAMVISNHPDTAEDVRSFGIPFFHVPSMGADKSAAEAEHLRLLKDNVDFVVLARYMQILSGDFIERVGVPIINIHHSFLPAFIGAGPYAKAKERGVKLVGATAHYVTEDLDEGPIIEQDVVRVSHAHSAGDLTRRGADVERAVLSRAVLWHAEDRVIRNGKHTIVFA, from the coding sequence ATGACCGTCACGCAGGCCGCGCCCACCGGCATCGCCAAGAAGACCGGGGGAGCCGGGCACCAGGCGTCGCTGATCGTCCAGGGCGCCGACGCCACCGGCATCGTCGCGGCCGTGACCTCGGTCCTCGGCCGGCACGGCGCCAACATCGTGTCCCTCGACCAGTACTCCGACAACCCGCAGGGCGGCGCCTTCTTCCAGCGCACCGTCTTCGGACTGGACGGTCTGCGGGCCGAACTGCCCAGCCTGCGCGCCGACTTCGACAAGGAACTGGTGAAGCCGTACGGCCTCAGCTACACCCTGCGCGACCTGTCCGTGCCGAAACGGGTGGCGATCTTCGCCTCCAAGTCCGACCACTGCCTGCTCGACCTGCTCTGGCGCCACCGGCAGGGTCAACTCCCCGTCAGTATCGCCATGGTGATCTCCAATCACCCCGACACGGCCGAGGATGTGCGGTCGTTCGGCATCCCCTTCTTCCACGTCCCCTCCATGGGAGCGGACAAGTCGGCCGCCGAGGCCGAGCACCTGCGGCTGCTCAAGGACAACGTCGACTTCGTCGTCCTCGCCCGCTACATGCAGATCCTCTCCGGCGACTTCATCGAGCGGGTCGGCGTACCGATCATCAACATCCACCACTCCTTCCTGCCCGCCTTCATCGGTGCCGGTCCCTACGCCAAGGCCAAGGAGCGCGGTGTGAAGCTGGTCGGCGCCACCGCCCACTACGTCACCGAGGACCTCGACGAGGGCCCGATCATCGAGCAGGACGTCGTGCGCGTCAGCCACGCCCACAGCGCCGGCGACCTCACCCGTCGCGGCGCCGACGTGGAACGCGCCGTCCTCTCCCGCGCGGTGCTCTGGCACGCCGAGGACCGCGTCATCCGCAACGGCAAGCACACCATCGTCTTCGCCTGA
- a CDS encoding methylenetetrahydrofolate reductase produces the protein MNPLSTASAAVSTSLLEDFSLEMTGKDVPKLEEARHSIPQGTRINVTFLGNENLAMRLEASRAVKRLGFVPVPHISARRLGSQADFEEFLAGLRADGTCANVFTVGGDPTRPEGPYEDSLALIETGLLREYGVRHVSISGYPEGHPDIAGDALWSALREKNASIAEQELDGSVITQFGFDVDPVLAWLEKVRAEGITLPVRIGVPGPAGVRRLMSYAARFGVGTSASIAKKYGLSITNLMGTAGPDKFLRALADGYDPARHGDIKIHFYTFGGLRATSEWIAQFRKDNLV, from the coding sequence ATGAACCCCCTCAGCACAGCCTCGGCGGCGGTGAGCACATCGCTGCTGGAGGACTTCTCCCTGGAGATGACAGGCAAGGACGTCCCGAAGCTGGAGGAGGCCCGGCACTCCATCCCGCAGGGCACCCGCATCAACGTCACCTTCCTCGGCAACGAGAACCTCGCCATGCGCCTGGAGGCGTCCCGGGCGGTGAAGCGCCTCGGCTTCGTGCCGGTGCCGCACATCTCCGCCCGGCGCCTCGGTTCGCAGGCCGATTTCGAGGAGTTCCTCGCCGGCCTGAGGGCCGACGGCACGTGCGCCAACGTCTTCACCGTCGGCGGCGATCCCACCCGCCCCGAGGGCCCCTACGAGGACTCGCTCGCCCTCATCGAGACGGGACTGCTACGGGAGTACGGCGTCCGGCACGTCAGCATCAGCGGCTACCCGGAGGGCCACCCGGACATCGCCGGGGACGCGCTGTGGTCCGCGCTGCGCGAGAAGAACGCGTCCATTGCCGAGCAGGAACTCGACGGCAGCGTCATCACCCAGTTCGGCTTCGACGTGGACCCCGTCCTGGCCTGGCTGGAGAAGGTCCGCGCCGAGGGCATCACGCTCCCCGTCCGGATCGGCGTGCCCGGACCGGCCGGTGTGCGACGCCTGATGTCGTACGCCGCCCGGTTCGGCGTCGGCACCAGCGCCTCCATCGCCAAGAAGTACGGCCTGTCCATCACCAACCTGATGGGCACCGCGGGCCCGGACAAGTTCCTGCGCGCACTCGCGGACGGCTACGACCCGGCCCGCCACGGAGACATAAAGATCCACTTCTACACCTTCGGCGGCCTGCGGGCCACGTCCGAGTGGATCGCCCAGTTCAGGAAGGACAACCTCGTATGA
- a CDS encoding aminomethyl transferase family protein has translation MAIPSLQDGIDKAGSPIGLLWQPNAEPWTPEVVEREYVGWRQEQAAWHEGVALLNLSHHMFDLWIEGPDATRVLAEYGANNFEKFAIGQAKQYVPVTRDGKIVTDGILARRAENKYLLSGVPAAQHWVQYHAEKGGYDVGFETDASSAFRPGGGDPKLFRYQIQGPLALELIEKVFGGPLPETKFFHSTPVTLDGRDFEALRHGMAGQAGYEFIGPWEHAGYVHEAFLKAGEPLGLVQVGALAYTTPSVESGWIPSPVPGIYVDPELAEYRAWLPLFGIEGKRPLNGSYFSEDIEDFYVSPYELGYGKLIHFGHDFHGRDALLKAKDEPRRTKVTLVFDADDVRRVVGGGEDAGFVLTYARHRVETSAGLVGTTMQTASIDPVGTVLAQTLIDSAHAEPGTEVTVVWGEHPGLGTDPEADLGFPRIRATVQASPFDRHARTEYRRNA, from the coding sequence ATGGCAATCCCCAGTCTTCAGGACGGCATCGACAAGGCCGGTTCGCCCATCGGTCTGCTGTGGCAGCCGAACGCCGAACCGTGGACCCCCGAGGTGGTCGAGCGGGAGTACGTCGGATGGCGCCAGGAGCAGGCCGCCTGGCACGAGGGCGTCGCGCTGCTCAACCTCTCGCACCACATGTTCGACCTGTGGATCGAGGGCCCCGACGCCACCCGCGTGCTGGCCGAGTACGGCGCCAACAACTTCGAGAAGTTCGCGATCGGCCAGGCCAAGCAGTACGTACCGGTCACCCGGGACGGGAAGATCGTCACCGACGGCATCCTCGCCCGGCGCGCCGAGAACAAGTACCTCCTCAGCGGTGTCCCCGCCGCCCAGCACTGGGTGCAGTACCACGCCGAGAAGGGCGGCTACGACGTCGGCTTCGAGACCGACGCGTCCTCCGCCTTCCGCCCCGGCGGCGGCGACCCCAAACTGTTCCGCTACCAGATCCAGGGTCCGCTCGCCCTGGAGCTGATCGAGAAGGTCTTCGGCGGCCCGCTGCCGGAAACCAAGTTCTTCCACTCCACGCCGGTCACCCTGGACGGCCGCGACTTCGAGGCGCTGCGCCACGGCATGGCCGGGCAGGCGGGCTACGAGTTCATCGGCCCGTGGGAGCACGCGGGGTATGTGCACGAGGCCTTCCTCAAGGCCGGTGAGCCGCTGGGCCTGGTGCAGGTGGGCGCGCTGGCGTACACCACGCCGAGTGTGGAGAGCGGCTGGATACCCTCGCCGGTCCCGGGCATCTACGTCGACCCCGAACTCGCGGAATACCGCGCCTGGTTGCCCCTGTTCGGCATCGAGGGGAAGCGCCCCCTCAACGGCAGCTACTTCTCGGAGGACATCGAGGACTTCTACGTCTCCCCGTACGAGCTGGGCTACGGCAAGCTGATCCACTTCGGGCACGACTTCCACGGCCGCGACGCCCTGCTCAAGGCGAAGGACGAGCCCCGCCGCACCAAGGTCACCCTGGTCTTCGACGCCGACGACGTGCGCCGGGTCGTCGGCGGGGGAGAGGACGCAGGCTTCGTCCTGACCTACGCCCGCCACCGGGTGGAGACCTCGGCAGGCCTGGTCGGTACGACCATGCAGACCGCGTCGATCGACCCGGTCGGCACCGTGCTGGCGCAGACGCTGATCGACTCCGCCCACGCCGAGCCCGGCACCGAGGTGACCGTGGTCTGGGGCGAGCACCCGGGCCTCGGTACCGACCCCGAGGCCGACCTCGGGTTCCCGCGCATCCGCGCCACGGTTCAGGCCAGCCCGTTCGACCGGCATGCGCGCACGGAGTACCGGCGTAACGCGTAG
- the folP gene encoding dihydropteroate synthase: protein MGILNVTPDSFSDGGRYAETGQAVERGLRLAEEGADLVDVGGESTRPGAEPVPVEAELARVVPVVRELVRAEVAVSVDTMHAAVARAAIEAGACMVNDVSGGLADPAMAAVVAAAGVPYVAMHWRAPSHEMDRHAVYGDVVGDVTSELLRRVEALTAAGIDPGRIIIDPGLGFAKRAAHDWELLAHLPTLRAAGFPVLVGASRKRFIGAALSDRAGIDSAPGDRDAATAAVSALAAAAGAFCVRVHDVRSSLHAVCVAAAWAGDRRPSESETVVRSECRKALHESRQAPNASASLR from the coding sequence ATGGGCATTTTGAACGTGACTCCGGACTCGTTCTCCGACGGCGGCCGGTATGCCGAGACCGGACAGGCCGTGGAACGGGGCCTGCGGCTCGCCGAGGAGGGCGCGGACCTGGTGGACGTGGGTGGCGAGTCCACCCGGCCGGGAGCCGAACCCGTCCCGGTGGAGGCGGAGTTGGCGCGTGTGGTGCCGGTGGTGCGGGAGCTGGTGCGGGCGGAGGTGGCCGTCAGTGTGGACACCATGCACGCGGCGGTCGCCCGCGCCGCGATCGAGGCCGGCGCCTGCATGGTCAACGACGTCAGCGGCGGGCTGGCGGATCCCGCCATGGCCGCCGTCGTCGCGGCGGCCGGGGTGCCGTATGTGGCGATGCACTGGCGTGCGCCCAGCCACGAGATGGACCGCCACGCGGTCTACGGCGACGTCGTCGGCGACGTCACCTCCGAACTGCTGCGCCGCGTGGAAGCGCTCACCGCGGCCGGAATCGATCCGGGGCGCATCATCATTGATCCCGGACTCGGGTTCGCCAAGCGTGCGGCCCACGACTGGGAACTGCTCGCCCATCTGCCAACCCTGCGGGCTGCCGGGTTCCCGGTGCTGGTGGGGGCCTCCAGAAAGCGTTTCATCGGTGCCGCGTTGAGCGACCGGGCGGGGATCGACTCCGCGCCCGGCGACCGGGACGCGGCCACCGCGGCGGTGTCCGCGCTGGCCGCCGCGGCCGGCGCGTTCTGCGTGCGCGTGCACGACGTCCGCTCCAGCTTGCACGCGGTGTGTGTGGCCGCCGCCTGGGCGGGCGACCGCCGGCCCTCGGAGTCGGAGACCGTCGTGCGGAGCGAGTGCAGAAAGGCGCTGCACGAGTCTCGCCAAGCTCCAAACGCGTCTGCTAGCTTGCGCTAG
- a CDS encoding NAD(P)-binding protein: MAVLLHDDVAALRYALAVAHIAPDVPLIVTIFDRTIADELARLLPQCDVTSPADLAAPSLAGPCLDPSFVAARRRGGCVQVVRERDGVLEAEESALPGQWRSRYRRRWVGFQLRSHDPGTRLLVLGMLAMLVVLAADWVWLTASGHRPSEALFEAARVVAGVGPAAAPPDAHGYQLFAVLAMLSTVVFTACFTAGVVERMLGPRLIGLIGPRTLPRAGHVIVVGMGQVGMRLCVELRALGIPVVGVERDPRAATARLARTLGIPVMDGHGGDRHVLERLRLGHARALAAVGSDDLDNVAVALAAHGVAPHIRVVMRAGEDDAIAETRSLLPMGVVCDITGLAAGYVVARLRAEPVGDVVAHRDEIRLRDTSGVWRRSALVGHDRCAHVEGRRQSTGDEIEPLRTRTI, from the coding sequence GTGGCCGTACTGCTCCACGACGACGTCGCGGCCCTGCGCTACGCGCTGGCCGTCGCGCACATCGCGCCCGACGTGCCGCTGATCGTCACGATCTTCGATCGCACGATCGCCGACGAGCTCGCGCGCCTCCTGCCGCAGTGCGACGTCACCTCGCCGGCCGACCTCGCGGCGCCGTCACTGGCCGGCCCGTGCCTGGATCCTTCCTTCGTCGCCGCTCGGCGGCGCGGAGGGTGTGTCCAGGTCGTCCGAGAGCGTGACGGCGTCCTGGAAGCAGAGGAGTCGGCCCTGCCGGGGCAGTGGCGTAGCCGGTATCGCAGAAGGTGGGTCGGGTTCCAGTTGCGCTCCCACGATCCGGGCACCCGGCTGCTCGTCCTGGGCATGCTCGCGATGCTCGTCGTACTCGCCGCCGACTGGGTGTGGCTCACGGCGTCCGGTCATCGCCCGTCCGAGGCGCTGTTCGAGGCCGCCCGGGTCGTGGCCGGCGTCGGTCCGGCCGCCGCGCCACCTGATGCCCACGGCTACCAACTTTTCGCCGTCCTCGCGATGTTGAGCACCGTCGTCTTCACCGCATGCTTCACCGCGGGAGTGGTCGAGCGGATGCTCGGCCCGCGCCTGATCGGGCTGATCGGTCCGCGCACCCTGCCGCGCGCGGGGCACGTCATCGTGGTCGGGATGGGCCAGGTCGGCATGCGGCTCTGCGTCGAACTGCGCGCACTGGGCATCCCCGTCGTGGGCGTCGAACGCGACCCGCGGGCCGCCACCGCGCGGCTGGCACGCACCCTCGGCATTCCCGTGATGGACGGTCACGGCGGCGACCGCCATGTACTGGAACGACTGCGTCTCGGTCACGCCCGGGCGCTGGCCGCCGTCGGTTCCGACGACCTGGACAACGTCGCCGTGGCCCTCGCCGCCCACGGTGTCGCGCCGCACATCCGCGTGGTGATGCGCGCGGGGGAGGACGACGCCATCGCCGAGACGCGCTCGCTGCTGCCCATGGGGGTCGTCTGTGACATCACCGGTCTGGCCGCCGGTTATGTGGTCGCCCGGCTGCGCGCCGAGCCGGTCGGCGACGTGGTCGCTCATCGCGACGAGATCCGGCTGCGGGACACCTCCGGCGTCTGGCGCCGCAGCGCTCTGGTCGGTCACGACCGCTGCGCCCACGTCGAGGGGAGGCGTCAGTCGACCGGCGACGAAATTGAGCCGCTCAGGACTAGAACGATTTAG
- a CDS encoding LacI family DNA-binding transcriptional regulator gives MAAASGVSRATVSFVLNDDPHQTISAATRDRVKEAARTLGYVPHGVARALREGTSRVVVLNIDAGMEGAYSRSYIHGLDTELAAHDHVLLVRPGHHTAQSTQQVLDAIVPRAVIRFGETYLTGHALDDLGGGWRNGLAAHTALQLRHLVDHGHTRIALALPDSESPLAAARLRFTEHAAQNLGIAAPVSFIAPQDRSACADAVKALLSQAPEPTAIAGFNDDVALRVLTALRDLGRRVPDDTAVIGFDDNGYGEHVIPSLTTINVDGEAHGRLSARLALGLDSSGLEPPPARVVVRESI, from the coding sequence GTGGCCGCGGCGAGCGGTGTCTCTCGCGCCACCGTCAGTTTCGTTCTCAACGACGACCCCCACCAGACGATCTCGGCCGCCACCCGCGACCGGGTGAAGGAGGCGGCCCGGACACTCGGCTACGTTCCGCACGGTGTGGCGCGAGCACTGCGCGAAGGGACCTCCCGGGTCGTCGTCCTGAACATCGACGCGGGCATGGAAGGCGCGTACTCCCGCAGCTACATCCACGGCCTCGACACGGAACTGGCAGCCCACGACCACGTCCTCCTGGTCCGGCCCGGCCACCACACCGCGCAGTCCACCCAGCAGGTCCTCGACGCCATCGTCCCCCGTGCGGTGATCCGCTTCGGCGAGACGTACCTCACCGGTCATGCCCTCGACGACCTGGGAGGCGGCTGGCGCAACGGTCTCGCCGCCCACACCGCCCTCCAGCTCCGCCACCTCGTCGACCACGGCCACACCCGCATCGCCCTGGCGTTGCCGGACAGCGAGTCACCGCTCGCGGCGGCCCGCCTTCGCTTCACCGAACACGCCGCGCAGAACCTCGGCATCGCCGCTCCGGTGTCCTTCATCGCCCCCCAGGACCGGTCCGCCTGCGCCGATGCCGTCAAGGCACTCCTCTCCCAAGCCCCCGAGCCGACCGCGATCGCCGGCTTCAACGACGACGTGGCCCTGCGCGTCCTCACCGCCCTGCGCGACCTGGGCCGACGCGTGCCGGACGACACGGCCGTGATCGGCTTCGACGACAACGGCTACGGCGAACACGTCATCCCCTCGCTGACCACGATCAACGTCGACGGCGAGGCCCACGGCCGACTCAGCGCCCGGCTCGCCCTGGGGCTCGACAGCAGTGGTCTGGAGCCTCCGCCGGCTCGGGTCGTCGTTCGCGAGTCGATCTGA
- a CDS encoding aminomethyl transferase family protein, translated as MAHLEDQIQAAGGPLGLLRSGRSGAYPFPIKAEFSNWRDEQESWRNSAALMDLSHHMTDLTVEGPDCYRLLSDLGANTFQGFGPMKAKQFIAVNHDGNMIGDCILFCLADNHVRLVGRPPALNWVQFHAETGGYDVTLRRDERTAQNPHGREFFRLQLQGPHASAIFEKVNGGPMPGIPFFSMGKFNIGKYEVTALNHRMSGFPGLEFFGPYEHIDDVRDAILEAGEPFGVRQIGGRAYASVATESGWIANTVPAVYSGESMKTYREWLGVRTFEANLSLGGSFASDRVEDYYVTPWDLGYGHILKFDHDFIGREALERRKGEKHRRKAWLAWHRDDVARVFASQYEQGDRRFKHIEMPAAFYAASQFDRVESNGRLVGLSTLCSYTTNVRGWISVVMIDDDVRYGQQVELVWGEPDGGSANPTVERHSQTTIRATVTRRPFAGDRH; from the coding sequence ATGGCACACCTCGAAGACCAGATCCAGGCCGCCGGAGGGCCATTGGGCCTGCTGCGCAGCGGCCGATCCGGCGCCTACCCGTTCCCTATCAAGGCCGAGTTCTCCAACTGGCGTGACGAACAGGAGAGTTGGCGCAACTCGGCGGCGCTGATGGATCTGTCCCACCACATGACCGACCTCACCGTCGAAGGCCCCGACTGCTACCGCCTGCTCTCCGACCTCGGCGCCAACACGTTCCAGGGCTTCGGCCCGATGAAGGCCAAGCAGTTCATCGCGGTCAACCACGACGGCAACATGATCGGCGACTGCATCCTCTTCTGCCTCGCCGACAACCACGTCCGTCTCGTCGGCCGTCCGCCGGCCCTCAACTGGGTCCAGTTCCATGCCGAGACCGGCGGCTACGACGTCACCCTGCGCCGCGACGAGCGCACCGCGCAGAACCCGCACGGCCGCGAGTTCTTCCGCCTCCAGCTTCAGGGCCCGCACGCCTCGGCGATCTTCGAGAAGGTCAACGGCGGTCCCATGCCCGGCATCCCCTTCTTCAGCATGGGCAAGTTCAACATCGGCAAGTACGAGGTCACCGCCCTCAACCACCGTATGTCCGGCTTCCCCGGCCTTGAGTTCTTCGGCCCCTACGAACACATCGACGACGTCCGCGACGCCATCCTGGAAGCCGGCGAGCCCTTCGGCGTCCGCCAGATCGGCGGCCGCGCCTATGCCTCCGTGGCCACCGAGTCCGGCTGGATCGCCAACACCGTCCCCGCCGTGTACTCGGGCGAGAGCATGAAGACGTACCGCGAATGGCTCGGCGTCAGGACCTTCGAGGCCAACCTCTCGCTCGGCGGCAGCTTCGCCTCCGACCGCGTCGAGGACTACTACGTCACCCCCTGGGACCTGGGCTACGGCCACATCCTCAAGTTCGACCACGACTTCATCGGCCGCGAGGCCCTGGAGCGCCGGAAGGGCGAGAAGCACCGCCGGAAGGCGTGGCTCGCCTGGCACCGCGACGACGTCGCCCGCGTCTTCGCCTCCCAGTACGAGCAGGGCGACCGACGCTTCAAGCACATCGAGATGCCCGCCGCCTTCTACGCCGCCTCCCAGTTCGACCGCGTCGAGAGCAACGGGCGCCTCGTCGGCCTCTCGACCCTGTGCAGCTACACCACCAACGTCCGCGGCTGGATCTCCGTCGTCATGATCGACGACGACGTCCGTTACGGACAGCAGGTCGAACTGGTCTGGGGCGAGCCCGACGGCGGCTCCGCCAACCCCACCGTCGAACGCCACTCCCAGACCACCATCCGAGCCACCGTCACCCGCAGGCCCTTCGCCGGCGACAGGCACTGA
- a CDS encoding IS110 family transposase, producing the protein MNDNDDIGVILGLDVGKSTHHGHGLTPAGKKVFDKPLPNTEPKLRDVFEKLKAKFGTVLVIVDQPASIGALPLTVARDAGCKVAYLPGLSMRRIADLYPGEAKTDARDAAVIADAARTLPHTLRSLEATDEITAELTVLVGFDQDLAAEATRTSNRIRGLLTQFHPSLERVLGPRLDHQAVTWLLERYGSPAALRKAGRRKLVEVIRPKAPRMAQRLIDDVFDALDEQTVVVPGTGTLDIVIPSLARSLGAVHEQRRATEAQITVLLEDHPLSKVLTSLPGVGVRTAATLLVTVGDGTSFPTSAHLASYAGLAPTTTSSGTSIHGEHAPRGGNRQLKRAMFLSAFAALHDPASRTYYDKCRARGKTHTQALLRLARQRINVLFAMLRDGTFYEPRTPRLA; encoded by the coding sequence GTGAACGACAACGACGACATAGGCGTCATCCTCGGCCTGGACGTCGGCAAGAGCACCCATCACGGACACGGACTCACCCCGGCCGGCAAGAAGGTCTTCGACAAACCCCTGCCCAACACCGAGCCGAAACTGCGGGACGTCTTCGAGAAGCTGAAGGCCAAGTTCGGCACCGTCCTGGTGATCGTCGACCAGCCCGCCTCCATCGGCGCCCTGCCACTGACGGTGGCCCGGGATGCCGGCTGCAAGGTCGCCTACCTGCCGGGCCTGTCGATGCGGCGGATCGCCGATCTCTACCCGGGCGAGGCCAAAACCGACGCCCGCGACGCGGCCGTGATCGCCGACGCCGCCCGCACCCTGCCGCACACACTGCGCTCGCTGGAGGCGACCGACGAGATCACCGCCGAACTCACGGTCCTCGTCGGCTTCGACCAGGATCTGGCGGCCGAGGCCACCCGCACCTCCAACCGGATCCGCGGCCTGCTCACCCAGTTCCACCCCAGCCTCGAGCGGGTCCTGGGACCGCGTCTGGACCATCAGGCTGTGACCTGGCTGCTGGAACGCTACGGATCCCCTGCCGCTCTGCGAAAAGCCGGACGCCGCAAGCTGGTTGAGGTGATCCGGCCCAAGGCCCCCAGGATGGCCCAGCGGCTGATCGACGACGTCTTCGACGCACTCGACGAACAGACCGTCGTCGTTCCCGGCACCGGCACCCTCGACATCGTGATCCCCTCCCTGGCCCGCTCGCTCGGAGCCGTCCACGAACAACGCCGGGCCACAGAAGCCCAGATCACAGTCCTGCTGGAGGATCACCCTCTTTCGAAGGTCCTGACGTCGCTGCCCGGCGTCGGCGTCAGGACCGCCGCCACCCTGCTGGTCACCGTCGGCGACGGCACCAGTTTCCCCACCTCCGCCCACCTGGCCTCCTACGCCGGCCTCGCCCCGACCACGACGTCGTCGGGCACCTCCATCCACGGCGAACACGCGCCACGAGGCGGCAACCGGCAACTCAAACGCGCGATGTTCCTCTCCGCGTTCGCCGCCCTGCACGATCCCGCCTCCCGCACCTACTACGACAAATGCCGGGCCCGAGGGAAAACCCACACACAAGCCCTCCTCCGCCTCGCCCGCCAACGCATCAACGTCCTGTTCGCGATGCTCCGCGACGGCACCTTCTACGAACCCAGAACCCCACGCCTCGCTTGA
- a CDS encoding sugar ABC transporter substrate-binding protein has translation MPISSRPLLAIGVGLGLLVTGCTLVPDAGTHSTGPVVLGFINGGTTSFHTCLQTAVTKTTSNNLAKVVTANSNGSKSAELRNVKDMIARKVDAIVLLSVDASALDADIAAAQKAEIPIMLIAVTPADDSKILGAVVSDLPGIGKLDAQWVDDDAAGKPAEAVVISGDGSTSSNLMVGGFTKNLADNVKVVGDERGMFDRATAKAAAARLIQAHSDIRYAFVANEDMAFGVREAFDAAGAKSVKIVTVNGTDQGLAALKNGKFAATVSNSVQDLGALAVTHTLSLLRKEEKEKIARIDARLVTRSNADTAPLYCDTDS, from the coding sequence ATGCCCATATCCAGCAGGCCGCTGCTCGCAATCGGAGTTGGCCTTGGCCTCTTGGTGACCGGATGCACTCTGGTTCCCGACGCCGGCACCCATTCCACGGGTCCTGTCGTCCTGGGGTTCATCAACGGGGGAACGACGTCGTTCCACACCTGTTTGCAGACGGCGGTCACGAAGACCACGTCGAACAACCTCGCAAAAGTGGTGACCGCCAACTCGAACGGGAGTAAGTCGGCGGAGCTGCGCAATGTGAAGGACATGATCGCGCGCAAGGTCGACGCCATTGTGCTGCTCAGTGTGGACGCCAGTGCCCTGGATGCCGACATCGCTGCGGCGCAGAAGGCGGAGATACCCATCATGCTGATCGCCGTGACGCCCGCGGACGACAGTAAAATCCTCGGCGCCGTCGTCAGTGACTTACCGGGGATAGGCAAGTTGGACGCCCAATGGGTCGATGACGACGCTGCTGGAAAGCCCGCCGAGGCTGTTGTCATCTCCGGCGACGGGAGCACGTCGTCCAACCTGATGGTCGGCGGATTCACAAAGAACCTGGCAGACAATGTAAAGGTCGTGGGGGATGAACGGGGCATGTTCGACCGGGCGACGGCCAAGGCCGCCGCAGCAAGGCTGATCCAGGCTCATTCCGACATCCGGTACGCGTTCGTCGCCAACGAGGACATGGCCTTCGGCGTGCGTGAGGCGTTCGACGCGGCGGGCGCGAAGAGCGTGAAGATCGTGACCGTCAACGGCACCGACCAGGGGCTCGCCGCTCTCAAGAACGGGAAGTTCGCGGCGACGGTCTCCAACTCGGTCCAGGACTTGGGGGCACTGGCGGTGACCCACACGCTCTCCTTGCTGCGCAAGGAAGAGAAGGAGAAGATCGCTCGCATCGACGCACGTCTGGTGACCAGATCCAACGCGGACACCGCGCCCCTGTACTGCGACACGGACAGCTGA